The proteins below are encoded in one region of Winogradskyella helgolandensis:
- a CDS encoding M23 family metallopeptidase, whose amino-acid sequence MAKKKKSEKKFTKKLLHKYRLVILNEDTFEERFAIKLTRLNVFILTSLSAISLVFFTVLLIAFTPLREYIPGYSSAKLKKRATILNYKTDSLVQELELNKRYYASIRKVLTGDVATLDFNRDSVIEAAKNDLDILQVPTSREDSLLREKVAKEDKYNLFEVAGDHSSYILFPPVNGTISEGYNLEEKHFAVDVVVPVNTPVKATADGTVIFAEWTVETGYVVIIEHNRELISVYKHNSDITKSQGDVVKSGEVIAMSGNAGELTTGPHLHFELWSKGYAIDPTNFINFE is encoded by the coding sequence ATGGCAAAAAAGAAAAAATCAGAAAAAAAATTTACTAAAAAATTACTTCACAAGTATCGTTTAGTCATACTAAATGAGGATACTTTTGAAGAGCGTTTTGCTATTAAACTAACACGATTAAATGTTTTTATATTAACGTCGCTTTCGGCTATTTCATTGGTGTTTTTTACGGTTTTATTGATTGCATTTACACCATTAAGAGAATACATTCCTGGTTATTCTTCAGCAAAATTAAAAAAGAGAGCAACCATTTTAAACTACAAAACAGATTCACTAGTTCAAGAATTGGAATTAAATAAACGTTACTATGCCTCCATAAGAAAAGTACTAACGGGAGATGTGGCTACATTAGATTTTAATAGAGACTCAGTGATTGAAGCCGCTAAAAACGATTTAGATATTTTACAAGTACCAACGAGTAGAGAAGATTCTCTTTTAAGAGAAAAAGTAGCAAAAGAAGATAAATACAATTTGTTTGAAGTTGCAGGAGACCATTCGAGTTACATTTTGTTTCCTCCTGTAAATGGTACCATTTCCGAAGGCTATAATTTAGAAGAAAAACATTTTGCAGTAGATGTTGTTGTACCGGTTAATACTCCTGTTAAAGCAACAGCAGATGGTACCGTTATTTTTGCTGAGTGGACCGTAGAAACGGGCTATGTCGTCATCATAGAACACAATAGAGAATTGATTTCTGTTTATAAACATAATTCAGATATCACAAAATCTCAAGGCGACGTTGTAAAGTCTGGTGAAGTCATTGCGATGTCTGGTAATGCAGGCGAACTAACCACAGGGCCTCATCTTCATTTCGAATTATGGAGTAAAGGATACGCTATAGATCCAACTAATTTTATCAATTTTGAATAA
- a CDS encoding LysM peptidoglycan-binding domain-containing protein, with the protein MTLKRFLLACIYLSVCIGFSQTQTDSVAKKSIKVDSSQSSVIDGKLFKPGEKIEPVVDSTTVKNLKDLPEAAEIDKKWLEELYSNSLFDTIYKSVTELDYEPVDYPELPTDTLKARLERLNARTPFNVEYNTSLESVIKSYLKHRRNSLERLMGLSHFYFPMFEQEFDNHNIPLEMKYLAIVESALKPRARSRVGATGIWQFMYGTGKEHDLNVSSYVDDRSDPIKSTTAAAEYLNRVYRIFNDWDLALAAYNSGPGNVNKAIRRSGGSKNYWNIRHNLPRETAGYVPAFLATMYIFEYAEEHGFKPERPPFQLVQTDTVHVKQMISLNHVSEATGIQIEELQFLNPAYKLDIIPKVEGKIYTLRLPREAIGTFVTNEDKIYAFANAEFNKREKPLPQVVNDDTKIRYRVQSGDYLGKIARKYGVRVSQLKQWNNLRGNDLNIGQRLTIYPKNHGAISASTPTKKVVNAEGKQTYKVRSGDSLWSISQKFSGVSVQNIKDWNDISSNKLKIGMTLIVSK; encoded by the coding sequence ATGACATTAAAACGATTTTTATTGGCTTGTATATACCTGTCTGTTTGTATAGGGTTTTCTCAAACTCAAACGGATAGTGTTGCTAAAAAATCAATTAAAGTTGATTCAAGCCAAAGTTCCGTAATTGATGGTAAGTTATTCAAGCCTGGTGAAAAAATAGAACCTGTTGTAGATTCAACAACTGTTAAAAACCTTAAAGATTTACCAGAAGCAGCAGAAATCGATAAAAAATGGTTAGAAGAATTGTATAGCAATTCCCTTTTCGACACCATTTATAAATCGGTTACAGAGCTAGACTATGAGCCTGTAGATTATCCTGAGCTTCCTACAGATACATTAAAAGCAAGGTTAGAGCGACTTAATGCCAGAACGCCTTTTAATGTAGAATATAACACTTCTTTGGAAAGTGTTATTAAAAGCTACCTTAAACATAGACGTAATTCTTTAGAGCGTTTAATGGGCTTAAGCCATTTTTATTTTCCAATGTTTGAGCAAGAATTTGACAATCACAATATTCCTTTAGAGATGAAGTACTTGGCGATTGTAGAATCGGCTTTAAAACCAAGAGCACGTTCTCGTGTTGGCGCAACAGGCATCTGGCAATTTATGTATGGTACAGGTAAGGAACATGATTTAAACGTGAGCAGTTATGTAGATGATCGTAGTGATCCCATAAAGTCTACTACAGCCGCTGCCGAATATTTAAATAGAGTATATCGTATTTTTAATGATTGGGATTTAGCATTAGCCGCTTATAACTCAGGACCAGGCAACGTAAATAAAGCGATCAGACGTTCTGGAGGATCTAAGAATTATTGGAATATTCGTCATAATTTACCTAGAGAAACGGCAGGTTATGTGCCTGCATTTTTAGCTACGATGTATATTTTTGAATACGCGGAAGAACACGGCTTTAAACCAGAACGACCACCTTTTCAACTTGTACAAACAGATACGGTTCACGTAAAACAAATGATTTCTTTAAATCACGTGTCTGAAGCAACAGGTATACAAATTGAAGAATTACAGTTTTTAAATCCAGCCTATAAATTAGATATAATTCCGAAGGTTGAAGGTAAAATCTATACGTTACGATTACCTCGTGAAGCTATTGGTACGTTTGTAACTAATGAAGATAAAATCTATGCGTTTGCTAATGCCGAATTTAATAAGCGGGAAAAACCATTACCTCAAGTTGTTAATGATGATACAAAAATCAGGTATCGTGTTCAAAGTGGAGATTACCTTGGTAAGATTGCAAGGAAGTATGGTGTTAGAGTAAGCCAATTAAAACAATGGAATAATTTAAGGGGAAATGACCTCAATATTGGTCAACGCTTAACTATTTACCCTAAGAATCATGGTGCTATATCAGCTTCAACACCAACTAAAAAAGTAGTGAATGCAGAAGGAAAACAAACCTATAAAGTAAGGTCTGGAGATTCACTTTGGTCTATTTCTCAAAAATTTTCTGGAGTTTCTGTTCAAAATATTAAAGATTGGAACGATATTAGTAGTAATAAACTCAAAATAGGAATGACGCTTATTGTGTCTAAATAG
- a CDS encoding DNA polymerase III subunit, translating to MLFSEVLGQKHIKNHLTTSVDAGRIAHAQLFIGPEGCGTLPMALAYAQYILCGNDNGENSGGNESCNIKFKNFSHPDLHFAFPVTTSDKVKSKPVSKYYLEEWRQLLDQQPYGNLFDWYKLLGVDNKQGQIGVDEAFEIVKALTLKSYEGGHKVMLIWMAEKMNTASANKLLKLIEEPPEKTIFILIAEEEEQIIGTIRSRCQILHFPPLAEEAISEALVKNYHIEQSVATKIAHQSNGNYNKACDLIYHDSEDIQFEKWFVFWIRSAFKARGNKAAIHDLISWSEEIAKTGRETQKKFLNFCLNYFRQALLLNYKADELVYLEPKSDDFKLEKFAPFVHDSNILEISDELQDAIYHIERNGSSKIILTDLSIKLTRLLHKKSQAS from the coding sequence ATGCTATTTTCTGAAGTTTTAGGTCAAAAACATATAAAAAATCACCTCACCACAAGTGTCGATGCAGGTAGAATTGCTCATGCCCAATTATTTATTGGTCCTGAAGGTTGTGGTACGCTACCAATGGCTTTAGCCTATGCGCAATATATATTGTGCGGCAACGATAATGGTGAAAATTCAGGAGGAAATGAATCGTGTAATATAAAGTTTAAGAATTTTTCTCATCCAGATTTACATTTTGCATTTCCTGTTACGACAAGCGACAAAGTAAAAAGCAAACCCGTTTCTAAATATTATCTCGAAGAATGGAGACAACTTTTAGACCAACAACCTTACGGCAACCTATTTGATTGGTATAAACTTTTAGGAGTTGATAATAAACAAGGACAAATTGGTGTAGATGAAGCCTTTGAAATTGTAAAAGCACTAACACTAAAATCTTATGAAGGCGGACATAAAGTGATGTTGATTTGGATGGCTGAAAAAATGAATACGGCTAGTGCCAACAAGCTTTTAAAGCTCATTGAGGAGCCACCAGAAAAAACCATTTTCATTCTTATCGCTGAAGAAGAAGAACAAATCATTGGTACGATCAGATCACGTTGTCAAATATTACACTTTCCACCTTTGGCCGAAGAAGCTATTTCAGAAGCTTTAGTAAAAAACTACCATATAGAGCAATCGGTTGCGACAAAAATAGCCCACCAATCCAATGGGAATTATAATAAAGCATGCGACTTAATCTATCACGATAGTGAAGATATACAATTTGAAAAATGGTTTGTATTTTGGATTCGCTCAGCGTTTAAAGCGAGAGGGAATAAAGCCGCAATACACGATTTAATATCTTGGTCAGAAGAAATTGCAAAAACAGGACGTGAAACACAAAAGAAATTTCTTAATTTCTGTTTAAATTATTTCAGACAAGCTTTATTACTCAACTATAAAGCTGACGAGCTAGTATATTTAGAACCTAAATCAGACGATTTTAAACTCGAAAAATTTGCACCTTTTGTTCATGATTCCAATATTTTAGAGATTTCAGATGAACTACAAGATGCCATTTATCATATTGAACGCAATGGAAGCTCTAAGATAATTCTTACAGATTTATCCATTAAACTAACGCGTTTATTACATAAAAAAAGCCAAGCGTCTTAG
- a CDS encoding phosphoglycerate kinase yields the protein MKTLNDFNFKNKKALIRVDFNVPLNDKFEVTDATRIVSAKPTIIKILEDGGSCVLMSHLGRPKGVQDEYSLKHIVNKIEDILGVEVKFASDCVGAEAEAMANALQPGEILLLENLRFHDEEKQGDRHFAEQLSKLGDIYVNDAFGTAHRAHASTTIVADFFPEAKCFGLLLAKEIESIKKVMEDGEKPVLAVLGGAKVSSKITVIENILDKVDHLIIGGGMTFTFIKAQGGKIGDSICEDDKMELALEILKQAKEKGVQIHIPVDVIAADAFSNDANTQVCDVMNIPDGWQGLDAGPKSRENFDAVVNECKTILWNGPLGVFELETFSKGTIALGDSIANATKNGAFSLVGGGDSVAAVKQFGFENKVSYVSTGGGAMLESLEGKTLPGIAAILS from the coding sequence ATGAAGACATTAAACGATTTCAACTTTAAAAATAAAAAAGCATTAATTCGCGTAGATTTTAATGTACCATTAAACGATAAATTTGAGGTAACAGACGCAACAAGAATTGTATCTGCTAAACCAACAATTATTAAAATTTTAGAAGATGGTGGAAGCTGTGTTTTAATGTCGCATTTAGGTAGGCCAAAAGGTGTACAAGATGAATATTCATTAAAGCATATTGTAAATAAGATTGAAGACATTTTAGGAGTTGAAGTAAAATTTGCGAGCGACTGTGTAGGAGCAGAAGCTGAGGCAATGGCAAATGCTTTACAGCCAGGTGAAATTTTATTACTTGAAAATTTACGTTTTCATGACGAAGAAAAACAAGGGGACAGGCATTTTGCAGAGCAATTATCTAAATTAGGTGATATTTATGTGAATGATGCTTTTGGAACAGCACACAGAGCACATGCATCTACAACGATTGTAGCTGATTTTTTTCCGGAAGCAAAATGTTTTGGGCTATTATTAGCTAAGGAAATTGAGAGCATTAAAAAAGTAATGGAAGATGGTGAAAAACCTGTTTTAGCTGTTCTTGGAGGAGCAAAAGTATCTTCTAAAATTACGGTTATAGAAAATATATTAGATAAAGTAGATCATTTAATTATAGGAGGTGGAATGACATTTACCTTCATTAAAGCACAAGGTGGAAAGATTGGAGATTCTATTTGTGAAGATGATAAAATGGAATTAGCTCTAGAGATCTTAAAACAGGCTAAAGAAAAAGGAGTACAAATACACATACCTGTAGATGTTATTGCTGCTGATGCCTTTAGTAATGATGCAAACACTCAAGTTTGTGATGTTATGAATATTCCAGATGGTTGGCAAGGATTAGATGCTGGCCCTAAATCAAGAGAGAATTTTGATGCTGTTGTAAATGAATGTAAAACCATACTTTGGAATGGTCCTTTAGGTGTTTTTGAATTAGAAACGTTCTCTAAAGGTACAATTGCACTTGGAGATTCTATTGCAAATGCAACTAAAAATGGAGCGTTTTCTTTAGTAGGTGGTGGTGATTCTGTTGCTGCTGTAAAACAATTTGGTTTTGAAAATAAAGTAAGCTACGTTAGTACAGGTGGTGGAGCAATGCTCGAAAGTTTAGAAGGTAAAACCTTGCCTGGTATTGCTGCTATTCTAAGTTAA
- a CDS encoding GH3 auxin-responsive promoter family protein yields MSSFKAALSKPFAKYVAKRIQKWSSRPVETQQKVFKNLISEAKHTAFGKDHNFGSIVTYGDFQKNVPIRDYEELKPYVERVVAGEEDILWKGKPVYFAKTSGTTSGAKYIPITKESMPTHVEAARNAILMYIYETGNAKFVDGKMIFLQGSPILEEKNGIKLGRLSGIVAHYVPKYLQKNRLPSLETNCIDDWETKVEAIVDETINEDMSIISGIPSWVQMYFEKLIEKSGKNVGDLFKNFNLFIFGGVNYEPYRAKFENLIGRKVDSIELYPASEGFFAFQDQQNERGMLLQLNSGIFYEFVEAEHFFEDNPKRITIADVKLSVNYVMIISTTAGLWAYNIGDTVEFTSLKPYRVIVSGRIKHFISAFGEHVIGKEVEQALKEATQNTSISVNEFTVAPQISPEEGLPYHEWLIEFENEPENEAELIEALEQSLQQQNSYYLDLIKGKVLKPLKITKIKKDGFQTYMKSIGKLGGQNKIPRLANDRKIADSLHQLKLIK; encoded by the coding sequence ATGTCTTCATTTAAAGCTGCACTTTCTAAACCGTTTGCTAAATATGTAGCAAAACGCATTCAAAAATGGTCTTCTAGACCTGTTGAAACACAACAAAAAGTCTTTAAAAATTTAATTTCTGAAGCTAAACATACCGCTTTTGGTAAAGATCATAATTTTGGATCAATAGTAACTTATGGAGACTTTCAAAAAAATGTTCCTATTAGAGATTATGAAGAACTAAAACCTTATGTGGAGCGTGTTGTAGCAGGAGAAGAAGATATTCTTTGGAAAGGCAAACCTGTGTATTTCGCTAAAACCTCTGGGACAACCTCTGGAGCAAAATACATTCCTATTACAAAGGAAAGTATGCCAACGCATGTTGAAGCGGCTAGAAATGCGATTCTGATGTATATCTATGAAACAGGAAATGCGAAATTTGTGGATGGTAAAATGATTTTTCTTCAAGGCAGTCCAATATTAGAAGAAAAGAATGGTATAAAACTCGGTAGGCTTTCTGGAATTGTAGCACATTATGTGCCTAAATATCTTCAAAAAAATAGATTACCAAGTCTAGAAACCAATTGTATTGATGATTGGGAAACTAAAGTTGAAGCCATTGTAGATGAAACCATAAATGAAGACATGAGTATCATTTCTGGTATTCCATCTTGGGTGCAAATGTATTTTGAAAAACTGATTGAGAAGTCGGGCAAAAATGTTGGTGATCTCTTTAAAAACTTCAATCTATTTATTTTTGGAGGGGTTAACTATGAACCATACAGAGCTAAATTTGAAAATTTAATAGGACGGAAAGTCGACAGTATAGAGCTATATCCTGCGAGTGAAGGCTTTTTTGCATTTCAAGATCAACAGAATGAACGCGGTATGCTGCTTCAATTAAATTCTGGTATTTTTTATGAATTTGTAGAAGCCGAACATTTCTTTGAAGACAACCCTAAACGGATCACCATTGCAGATGTAAAGTTAAGCGTAAATTATGTAATGATTATTTCTACTACAGCAGGGCTTTGGGCATACAATATTGGAGACACTGTTGAGTTTACATCACTAAAACCCTATAGAGTGATTGTGAGTGGACGCATAAAGCATTTTATTTCAGCATTTGGAGAGCATGTGATAGGAAAAGAAGTGGAGCAAGCTTTAAAGGAAGCTACTCAAAACACATCTATCTCTGTCAATGAATTTACGGTTGCGCCTCAAATAAGTCCTGAAGAAGGCTTACCATATCACGAATGGTTAATTGAGTTTGAAAACGAACCAGAAAACGAAGCGGAACTAATTGAAGCCTTAGAGCAGTCCTTACAGCAACAAAACAGTTATTATTTAGACTTGATTAAGGGGAAAGTTTTAAAGCCGTTAAAAATCACAAAAATCAAAAAAGATGGCTTCCAGACCTATATGAAATCCATTGGAAAATTAGGAGGTCAAAATAAAATTCCCAGACTAGCAAATGATAGAAAAATTGCAGACAGTTTGCATCAACTTAAATTAATCAAATAA
- a CDS encoding DUF4837 family protein, with translation MKALYTVLFCVLLLACGDKKGDDKTIYLPASNGNLNTISVVADNIVWEGDVGEQVRNIFAAPLDGLPTEEPLFNMRQIPTQVFDGFAARSRLVLKIEKGDIEATTKIVNNAFAKPQTVAVVGGKTDKEIIEQLVENKAKIIDAFTKEEVKEKQRRINLSLLNDTEMEDKLGFTINIPTAYRISKAGDDFFWVRKNLSNAKTMELMFYEVPFESISKGDSTIVDIVKLRDEITKSKIPGEDGIYMAVEDAYAPSMFETIIDNKPAYEVRGMWIMKGFTMAGPFITYAIEDKINNRYLIADGYVYAPSLEKRDYIFELESIIKSITIK, from the coding sequence ATGAAAGCGCTTTACACGGTATTATTTTGTGTGTTGTTATTAGCATGTGGAGATAAAAAAGGAGATGATAAAACGATTTATTTACCTGCTTCAAACGGAAATTTGAATACTATTTCTGTTGTAGCTGATAATATTGTTTGGGAAGGTGATGTGGGAGAACAGGTTCGAAATATTTTTGCAGCTCCTTTAGATGGTTTACCAACAGAAGAACCGTTATTTAATATGAGACAAATTCCAACTCAGGTTTTTGACGGGTTTGCAGCACGAAGTAGACTTGTACTTAAAATTGAAAAAGGGGATATTGAAGCGACTACTAAAATTGTAAATAATGCTTTTGCTAAACCACAAACAGTTGCAGTAGTAGGTGGCAAAACCGACAAAGAGATCATTGAGCAATTAGTAGAGAATAAAGCTAAGATTATTGATGCATTCACTAAAGAAGAAGTAAAAGAGAAGCAAAGACGTATCAATTTATCGTTGTTAAACGATACAGAAATGGAAGATAAATTAGGTTTTACTATTAATATTCCTACGGCTTATAGAATTAGCAAAGCTGGTGATGATTTTTTCTGGGTTCGTAAAAACCTTTCAAATGCGAAAACGATGGAGCTTATGTTTTATGAGGTGCCATTTGAATCGATTTCTAAAGGGGACAGTACGATTGTAGATATTGTTAAGCTGCGCGATGAGATTACTAAATCTAAAATTCCGGGTGAAGATGGTATTTATATGGCTGTTGAAGATGCCTATGCACCATCAATGTTTGAAACTATAATAGATAATAAACCCGCTTACGAAGTAAGAGGTATGTGGATAATGAAAGGCTTCACTATGGCAGGACCATTTATTACGTATGCGATTGAAGATAAAATAAACAACCGTTACTTAATTGCAGATGGCTATGTTTACGCACCGTCTTTAGAGAAACGAGACTATATTTTTGAATTAGAATCGATTATTAAATCGATTACAATAAAATAG
- a CDS encoding twin-arginine translocase TatA/TatE family subunit — MSLNIIPLMIGWPQVILIAVIVLLLFGGKKIPELMKGLGSGLKEFKNANKDESVDSKEKE, encoded by the coding sequence ATGAGTTTAAACATTATCCCATTAATGATTGGATGGCCTCAAGTAATACTAATTGCTGTAATAGTTTTATTACTTTTTGGTGGTAAAAAGATTCCTGAATTAATGAAAGGTTTAGGTAGCGGTTTAAAAGAATTTAAGAACGCTAATAAAGATGAGTCTGTAGACTCTAAAGAGAAAGAATAA
- a CDS encoding DUF6909 family protein: MITNKKKQGRTRAQESSSAIERMYITMRHLFNRGFYKPMGVSGETLREALLLLRPEIYGSIGEEKAELEGLLYVVDRLPQGIEECTFINLTSDEGYGNSHFKAIIPPKRRRNCYRIDDEQMNIEITRGRSEIYDILTHLTFLFVESHKISKRVIIDEDGSTVRDWQKLENAVLSTKKLTQKEREIAITHTANILGRTFNELTEAYPKFATESQPERLLHIVYWLGKLAIEETINNSKRTITFSPVLRERLGHHIHGEIWADTIKAALHKNGLLERPIHVISANMHSVMNSLFAKGALKGADAKKDIFQTYETLSNSKNSDLRNKVEKLALQNGMIQINDTSGTNIDIQIFDTAKIDFSKTEFKYLEEAKENKAVIFVMDYAFGEQAYETLDEFLKPIHVDGKDVHLDVKSISIMGKAGILEGGKGDVMIPTAHIFEGTADNYPFKNELSKKDLLDCGVSVYEGTMVTVLGTSLQNKEILKFFKKSTWNVIGLEMEGAHYQKAIQAASRVRSSINEDVKVRYAYYASDNPLETGGTLASGGLGTSGVKPTYVITKKILEQIFNS; encoded by the coding sequence ATGATTACAAATAAAAAGAAACAAGGAAGAACTAGAGCTCAAGAGAGTTCTAGTGCTATAGAACGCATGTATATTACTATGCGCCACTTATTTAATCGTGGGTTTTATAAACCTATGGGAGTTTCTGGTGAAACATTACGCGAAGCATTATTGCTTTTACGTCCAGAAATTTATGGTTCTATAGGAGAAGAAAAAGCAGAATTAGAAGGTTTACTATATGTTGTAGATCGTTTGCCACAAGGTATAGAAGAATGTACATTTATTAACTTAACAAGTGATGAGGGGTACGGAAATTCGCATTTTAAAGCTATAATTCCACCAAAACGAAGACGTAATTGCTACCGTATTGATGATGAGCAAATGAATATTGAAATCACAAGAGGTCGCTCTGAGATTTACGATATATTAACGCACCTTACGTTTCTGTTTGTTGAGTCTCATAAAATCAGCAAACGCGTTATTATAGATGAAGATGGCTCAACGGTTAGAGATTGGCAAAAATTAGAAAACGCTGTACTTTCAACAAAGAAACTTACGCAGAAAGAACGTGAAATAGCCATTACGCACACGGCTAATATTTTAGGAAGAACGTTTAACGAACTTACTGAAGCTTATCCAAAATTTGCTACTGAAAGTCAGCCCGAACGTTTACTACACATCGTATATTGGTTAGGGAAATTAGCTATAGAAGAAACCATTAATAATTCTAAACGTACTATCACTTTTAGTCCTGTTTTAAGAGAGCGTTTAGGACATCATATTCATGGAGAAATATGGGCAGATACCATTAAGGCTGCTTTGCATAAAAACGGCTTATTAGAACGGCCAATTCATGTCATTAGTGCCAATATGCATAGCGTTATGAATTCTTTATTTGCAAAAGGAGCACTAAAAGGAGCAGATGCTAAAAAAGATATTTTTCAAACGTATGAGACTTTAAGTAATTCTAAAAATTCAGACCTGCGCAATAAAGTTGAAAAACTAGCGTTGCAAAATGGAATGATTCAAATCAATGATACATCTGGAACGAATATAGATATTCAGATTTTTGATACGGCTAAAATTGATTTTTCAAAAACTGAGTTTAAGTATTTAGAAGAGGCTAAAGAAAATAAGGCGGTTATTTTTGTAATGGATTACGCTTTTGGAGAACAAGCCTATGAAACTTTAGATGAGTTTTTGAAACCTATACATGTAGATGGAAAAGACGTTCACTTAGACGTCAAATCTATTTCAATTATGGGTAAAGCAGGAATCTTAGAAGGAGGTAAAGGAGATGTAATGATTCCGACGGCTCATATTTTTGAAGGCACAGCAGATAATTACCCGTTTAAAAACGAATTGAGTAAAAAGGATTTATTAGACTGTGGAGTTTCTGTTTATGAAGGTACTATGGTGACTGTTTTAGGTACATCACTTCAGAATAAGGAGATTTTAAAATTCTTTAAAAAATCGACATGGAACGTTATTGGTTTAGAGATGGAAGGTGCACATTATCAAAAAGCCATTCAAGCAGCATCTAGAGTTAGAAGCAGTATAAATGAAGATGTTAAAGTAAGATACGCTTATTACGCGAGTGACAATCCTTTAGAAACAGGAGGCACTTTAGCTTCCGGAGGTTTAGGAACTTCTGGTGTAAAACCAACATACGTCATTACAAAAAAAATACTAGAACAAATATTTAATTCATAA